In Polyangiaceae bacterium, a single genomic region encodes these proteins:
- a CDS encoding long-chain fatty acid--CoA ligase — MLDGRMMDFPLTLTHFLERARTFFGRAEIVTRRPDKTLARSTYADFYRRTCKLAHALVRLGVKPGDRVATLCWNHQQHLEVYFGVPAIGAVVHTLNLRLHPNELGYIANHAEDKIVVVDRSLLPLWRRFADQVRSVERVIVISDVSAPEGESGAELDYETLIAPEKDEYNFPALDEDSAAMICYTSGTTGNPKGVVYSHRSTTLHTLVACMTDTIGVRESDTLLPVVPMFHAAAWGLPFAAVAAGSKIVFPGPHLDPPSLLDLMAAERVTLAAGVPTIWLGILQLLDENPGKWNLQAIRSMVIGGAAAPPAMIDGFKERHNLDVTHAWGMTETNPLGTLARVKRRLSEKTPAETLSIRASQGYAVPFVEQRHVSEDGKVLPWDGETMGELEVRGPWVASSYFSNEGADRFTADGWFKTGDVVTIDAEGYLRITDRSKDVIKSGGEWISSVALENALMSHPAVLEAAVFAAKHSKWSERPLAAIVIKEGKSVTKDELRAHIEPKFAKFWLPDDYIFMKQIPRTSTGKFLKTKLRELHGDHLEKTEASS; from the coding sequence ATGCTCGACGGCCGCATGATGGACTTTCCCCTGACGTTGACGCACTTTCTCGAGCGAGCGCGAACGTTTTTCGGTCGCGCCGAGATCGTCACTCGACGCCCCGACAAGACCCTCGCAAGGTCGACGTATGCCGACTTTTACCGGCGCACGTGCAAGCTCGCCCATGCGCTCGTACGGCTCGGTGTCAAGCCTGGCGATCGCGTGGCCACACTTTGCTGGAATCACCAGCAGCATCTCGAAGTGTATTTTGGTGTACCGGCCATTGGCGCCGTCGTGCACACGCTGAATTTGCGGCTGCATCCCAACGAGCTCGGATACATTGCCAATCACGCCGAAGACAAAATCGTCGTCGTCGATCGTTCTCTATTGCCGCTCTGGCGGCGATTTGCCGATCAAGTCCGATCGGTCGAGCGTGTCATCGTCATTTCGGACGTGTCAGCTCCCGAAGGTGAATCTGGTGCCGAGCTCGATTACGAGACGCTCATTGCGCCCGAAAAAGACGAATACAATTTCCCGGCGCTGGACGAAGACAGTGCGGCGATGATTTGTTACACGTCGGGGACGACGGGCAATCCGAAAGGTGTCGTTTACAGTCATCGTTCGACGACGCTCCACACGCTCGTTGCGTGCATGACCGACACGATAGGTGTTCGTGAGTCGGATACGCTTTTGCCCGTGGTGCCGATGTTTCACGCGGCTGCGTGGGGTTTGCCCTTTGCCGCCGTCGCAGCGGGCTCGAAAATCGTTTTTCCGGGCCCGCACCTCGATCCCCCGAGCCTGCTCGACCTCATGGCGGCCGAACGCGTGACCCTCGCGGCCGGTGTGCCCACGATATGGCTCGGCATTTTGCAATTGCTCGACGAAAATCCGGGTAAGTGGAATTTGCAGGCCATACGGTCGATGGTCATTGGAGGTGCCGCAGCGCCTCCCGCGATGATCGATGGCTTCAAAGAGCGTCACAACCTCGATGTGACCCATGCGTGGGGCATGACCGAGACAAACCCGCTCGGAACGCTCGCTCGTGTGAAGCGTCGTCTTTCAGAAAAAACACCAGCGGAAACGCTTTCGATCCGAGCATCGCAAGGATATGCCGTTCCGTTCGTCGAGCAGCGTCACGTGAGCGAAGATGGCAAGGTATTGCCTTGGGATGGCGAGACCATGGGCGAGCTCGAAGTGCGTGGGCCGTGGGTGGCGTCGTCGTATTTCAGCAACGAAGGAGCGGATCGTTTTACCGCGGATGGTTGGTTCAAAACGGGCGACGTCGTGACCATCGATGCCGAGGGGTATCTACGCATTACCGACCGATCGAAAGACGTTATCAAGTCGGGTGGCGAATGGATCAGCTCCGTGGCGCTCGAAAATGCGCTCATGAGCCACCCAGCGGTGCTCGAAGCTGCCGTATTTGCGGCAAAGCACTCGAAGTGGTCCGAACGACCGCTCGCGGCCATCGTGATCAAAGAAGGAAAGTCCGTCACGAAGGACGAGCTTCGAGCGCACATCGAGCCGAAGTTTGCCAAGTTTTGGCTGCCCGACGATTACATCTTCATGAAGCAAATTCCGCGCACGTCGACGGGCAAGTTCCTCAAAACGAAATTGCGTGAGCTCCACGGCGACCACCTCGAAAAAACCGAAGCGTCGTCGTAG
- a CDS encoding serine/threonine protein kinase, with translation MPVDHASNSSWEDESPALPVAIGDVLDGKYKIIRVLGRGGMGVVMAAVHVQLGHRIALKFLSRSGAKNEETLARFALEARAAAMIRSEHATRILDIGRLEGGEPYMVLEMLEGSDLGAHVTRRGALSIADAVTYVLEACEAIAEAHSLGIVHRDLKPDNLFLATRPDGTQIVKVLDFGISKFSSLANDKLGMGPVLTTTSAVIGSPMYMSPEQLRSTRNVDHRSDIWSIAVTLYELISGQIPFPWQSMAELSAAILKDAPVPLSDRIRAVPPELDAVMARCLEKNPDDRYANIAELAWALVPFGHPRAVHSAERATELLARAASKAKTTASAQRRADPDDTTLVAHKVVAVPMGATRPAAGTSTTKQFNQLAVSLPMHALRGLPIAVIAMFVVIVGVTSLELRSRLAPKTHVLEARRGIASAMATHSFATITPIGANAAPAPVTSTDTSTDTAQPLPAASSVPKTKAAARKQPSQVRIVREPAPEAPKRAPTPVWRRNPFADRE, from the coding sequence ATGCCGGTCGATCACGCGTCGAATTCGTCGTGGGAAGACGAGTCGCCCGCCTTGCCCGTCGCCATCGGGGACGTTCTCGACGGAAAATATAAAATCATTCGAGTGCTTGGAAGGGGCGGCATGGGTGTGGTGATGGCCGCGGTGCACGTGCAGCTCGGGCATCGAATTGCGTTGAAGTTCTTGTCACGGTCGGGGGCCAAGAATGAAGAAACGCTTGCTCGATTTGCGCTCGAGGCACGAGCGGCGGCGATGATCCGCAGCGAACATGCGACGCGCATTCTCGACATAGGAAGGCTCGAAGGGGGCGAGCCTTATATGGTGCTCGAGATGCTCGAAGGAAGCGACCTCGGTGCGCATGTGACGAGGCGCGGGGCGTTATCGATCGCGGATGCGGTCACTTACGTGCTCGAGGCGTGCGAGGCGATTGCGGAAGCGCATTCTTTGGGCATCGTGCACCGCGACCTCAAGCCGGACAACCTCTTTTTGGCCACGCGCCCGGACGGAACGCAAATCGTCAAAGTGCTCGATTTTGGCATTTCCAAGTTTTCCTCGTTGGCGAACGACAAACTCGGCATGGGCCCGGTGCTGACGACGACGTCAGCCGTGATTGGATCGCCGATGTACATGTCGCCCGAGCAGCTCCGGTCGACGCGGAACGTGGACCATCGTTCGGATATCTGGTCGATTGCTGTGACGCTGTACGAGCTCATTTCGGGGCAGATACCATTTCCTTGGCAGAGCATGGCGGAGTTGTCCGCCGCCATTCTCAAGGATGCGCCCGTGCCGCTGAGCGATCGAATTCGTGCCGTGCCGCCCGAGCTCGATGCCGTCATGGCACGCTGTCTGGAAAAGAATCCCGACGATCGATATGCAAACATTGCGGAGCTTGCTTGGGCGCTCGTTCCTTTCGGACATCCGCGCGCCGTGCATTCCGCCGAACGGGCGACCGAGCTTTTGGCGCGTGCAGCGTCCAAAGCCAAAACGACGGCGTCGGCGCAACGACGAGCCGACCCCGACGATACGACGCTCGTCGCCCACAAAGTCGTGGCCGTACCCATGGGCGCGACGCGCCCGGCGGCGGGAACATCGACGACGAAACAATTCAATCAACTGGCCGTTTCGCTCCCAATGCACGCGCTTCGAGGGTTACCGATTGCGGTGATCGCCATGTTCGTCGTCATCGTCGGGGTCACGAGCCTCGAATTGCGCTCGCGGCTCGCTCCCAAAACACATGTGCTCGAAGCGCGCCGTGGAATTGCCTCCGCCATGGCAACGCATTCGTTTGCGACGATCACTCCCATCGGGGCGAATGCAGCTCCTGCCCCAGTAACGAGCACCGATACGAGCACCGATACGGCACAACCATTACCTGCGGCATCGTCCGTGCCCAAAACGAAGGCGGCTGCGCGAAAACAGCCTTCGCAGGTTCGAATCGTCCGCGAACCGGCGCCTGAAGCGCCCAAGCGGGCCCCAACGCCCGTATGGCGACGCAATCCTTTTGCGGATCGAGAGTAG
- a CDS encoding DUF350 domain-containing protein, with the protein MIDFSMLLKNAISAAIFVGIGLVVFAVAFLIIVKVTPFSIRKEIEDDQNTALAIVIGAVILGLAWIIAAAIHG; encoded by the coding sequence ATGATCGATTTTTCGATGTTGCTCAAGAATGCGATTTCCGCGGCGATTTTCGTGGGAATTGGTCTGGTCGTGTTTGCTGTTGCGTTCCTCATCATCGTGAAGGTGACGCCGTTCTCGATCCGCAAAGAGATCGAAGACGATCAGAACACCGCGCTGGCCATCGTGATCGGCGCTGTGATCCTCGGTCTTGCGTGGATCATCGCCGCTGCGATCCATGGGTAG
- a CDS encoding DUF433 domain-containing protein — MKWLERITIDPNTCHGRPTIRGLRYTVEMILELSSSGMTTEEILADYEDLEREDIMAVFAYAAKRARVKRIESAAN, encoded by the coding sequence ATGAAGTGGCTCGAGCGTATCACCATTGATCCGAATACATGCCATGGAAGACCAACCATTCGGGGTCTTCGCTATACGGTTGAAATGATTCTCGAGCTCTCGAGCTCGGGCATGACGACCGAAGAAATTCTTGCCGATTACGAAGATCTGGAGCGCGAAGACATCATGGCGGTGTTTGCGTACGCGGCGAAGCGTGCGCGAGTGAAACGAATCGAGTCGGCAGCAAACTGA
- a CDS encoding alpha/beta fold hydrolase: protein MPVATNGKVEIHYDVLGTDGPTVMFVSGLGMRGEQWTPLSRALVGRGFRAIQFDNRDIGRSSALRGVDYTVADMATDTLAVLDHAGVEKAHVVGISMGGMIAQEMLLRCPERFSRAVLMATWAGGQTMKMPESRIVEMLVPRVDPTDASAVEAHLRRLYAAITAPGFAERNSHLIDMIVSFALEQRAEPDAVARQLRAVGRFSSWDRLPDLNVPTLVVHGDADPLIPYENGEELSRRIPGARLRSLPRVGHLVPLEAPLETFGSIVDFLS, encoded by the coding sequence ATGCCTGTTGCGACGAATGGAAAAGTCGAAATTCATTACGATGTTCTCGGCACCGATGGCCCGACGGTGATGTTCGTGTCGGGGTTGGGCATGCGCGGCGAGCAATGGACGCCGCTTTCTCGGGCGCTCGTGGGGCGAGGGTTTCGAGCAATCCAATTCGACAATCGGGACATTGGTCGTTCTTCGGCGCTACGCGGCGTCGATTACACCGTGGCCGACATGGCGACCGATACACTCGCAGTGCTCGACCATGCGGGCGTGGAAAAGGCACATGTCGTCGGCATTTCGATGGGAGGCATGATTGCGCAGGAAATGTTGCTTCGGTGTCCCGAGCGGTTTTCGCGCGCGGTCCTCATGGCCACGTGGGCCGGGGGGCAAACCATGAAAATGCCCGAATCGCGGATCGTCGAAATGCTCGTGCCGCGCGTGGATCCGACGGATGCATCGGCGGTCGAAGCGCATCTGCGGCGGCTGTATGCGGCCATCACCGCACCTGGATTTGCCGAACGAAATTCGCATCTCATTGACATGATCGTATCGTTTGCTCTCGAGCAGCGAGCGGAACCAGATGCCGTTGCGCGACAGCTTCGAGCGGTTGGTCGCTTTTCCTCGTGGGACCGTTTGCCTGATTTGAACGTGCCCACGCTCGTGGTGCACGGTGATGCCGATCCGCTCATTCCGTATGAAAACGGCGAAGAGCTTTCTCGTCGCATTCCTGGGGCGCGGCTGCGGTCGCTGCCTCGCGTGGGGCATTTGGTGCCGCTCGAAGCGCCGCTCGAAACGTTTGGCTCGATTGTCGATTTTTTGAGCTAG
- a CDS encoding thrombospondin type 3 repeat-containing protein produces MPISLRTTWSGSVDFFATGAPMAVDGPDADTNVDTMAQPATVTVAAANIPAESKVVQAFLYWAGTIPNSDCVDPTKFDDAVDFTPPGVAMPASITADTCYCSTADASSYDVQVCRADITSLLAGPLEQLTGDYTVDKFAASINNGATDSASFSVVLVYQNPNLPPRDIALYDGIEGLSSQTKATSSFSLGGIRVDTPAQGDLTWYTIEGDIGGGSPGVEQVVVTGNPGGASLVLSDAINPDNNPMNRTINTTIPAQTDTVGVDIDRFDISGALTSGDTSVDMLYSANTDKWWIAYNVVGINVFEPVFGVGSNKTGVLHTDADGNGVPSVGDTIRYTIHLNNTGTDAGAVNVVDPIPPEAASWSMVDTGGGTDVSMANQLDVQGIFAAVQGSADVVFDMVIADVPDQTVISNVATFDATPDGDQGTLAAADIVVRRDGDKDGVWDNDDNCPDVSNAGQGDVDQDGMGDVCDACPFDSANDADADGVCAEDDNCPLVSNPNQIDSDQDFAGDACDACPLDGANDVDADGLCADVDNCPEVANEGQEDTDQDGIGNACDMCLDVDADGACDDVDNCPGLANPTQADGDGDKIGDACDDCAGTDDDGDGVCDAIDNCLGLENPGQADKDGDKFGDMCDACPEDAKNDIDSDGVCGDADNCPGDANPTQVDEDGDGIGDACDTPVVTTPPPDVPAEGSCDCRMAGTERESSGLWAFLALSLAGMLRRPARRVMGR; encoded by the coding sequence GTGCCCATTTCCCTTCGCACGACGTGGTCGGGCTCGGTCGACTTTTTTGCCACGGGCGCGCCCATGGCCGTGGATGGTCCCGATGCCGATACCAACGTCGATACGATGGCGCAGCCAGCGACGGTAACGGTCGCCGCGGCGAACATTCCTGCGGAATCGAAGGTCGTGCAGGCGTTTCTGTACTGGGCCGGGACCATTCCCAACAGCGATTGCGTTGATCCGACCAAATTCGACGATGCCGTGGACTTCACGCCGCCGGGCGTCGCCATGCCCGCCAGCATCACGGCGGATACCTGTTATTGCTCGACCGCGGACGCTTCGTCGTACGACGTTCAGGTTTGTCGAGCTGATATCACTTCGCTGCTTGCGGGACCTCTCGAGCAATTGACGGGTGATTACACCGTCGACAAGTTCGCCGCATCCATCAACAATGGCGCGACCGATAGCGCGTCCTTTTCCGTTGTGCTCGTCTACCAAAACCCGAATTTGCCACCGCGCGACATTGCTCTGTACGATGGTATCGAGGGGCTGTCGAGTCAAACCAAAGCCACTTCGAGTTTTTCGCTCGGAGGCATTCGAGTCGACACGCCCGCGCAAGGGGACCTCACGTGGTACACGATTGAAGGCGACATTGGCGGCGGGTCGCCTGGTGTCGAGCAAGTCGTGGTGACGGGCAATCCCGGCGGCGCGTCGCTCGTGCTCTCCGACGCCATCAATCCCGATAACAATCCCATGAATCGCACGATCAATACGACGATACCCGCGCAGACCGATACGGTGGGTGTCGATATCGATCGTTTCGACATTTCCGGGGCGCTCACGTCGGGTGATACGAGCGTCGATATGCTTTACAGTGCGAACACCGACAAGTGGTGGATTGCGTACAACGTCGTTGGTATCAACGTATTCGAGCCCGTTTTCGGCGTGGGATCGAATAAAACGGGTGTACTTCATACCGATGCCGATGGCAATGGCGTGCCCAGCGTGGGAGACACGATTCGGTATACGATTCACTTGAACAATACCGGCACCGATGCGGGTGCGGTGAACGTCGTCGATCCCATTCCGCCCGAGGCTGCGTCGTGGTCGATGGTCGATACCGGTGGCGGGACCGATGTTTCCATGGCGAACCAGCTCGACGTGCAAGGCATCTTCGCGGCGGTGCAGGGCTCTGCGGATGTCGTTTTCGACATGGTCATCGCGGACGTACCGGATCAAACGGTCATTTCCAATGTGGCGACATTCGATGCAACGCCCGACGGCGACCAAGGCACGCTTGCCGCGGCCGATATCGTCGTGCGCCGCGATGGCGACAAGGACGGCGTGTGGGACAATGACGACAATTGCCCCGATGTGTCGAATGCCGGTCAAGGTGACGTGGATCAGGATGGCATGGGCGACGTTTGTGACGCATGTCCATTCGATTCTGCAAACGATGCCGATGCCGATGGTGTGTGCGCAGAAGACGACAATTGCCCTCTCGTGTCGAATCCCAACCAGATCGATTCGGATCAAGATTTCGCCGGTGACGCGTGTGATGCGTGCCCACTCGATGGAGCGAATGACGTGGACGCCGATGGCCTTTGCGCGGATGTGGACAATTGCCCCGAAGTGGCCAATGAGGGGCAGGAAGACACGGATCAGGATGGAATCGGCAATGCGTGCGATATGTGCCTCGATGTGGACGCCGATGGCGCCTGCGACGACGTCGACAATTGTCCGGGGCTCGCCAATCCAACGCAGGCCGATGGTGATGGCGACAAGATAGGCGACGCGTGCGACGATTGCGCGGGGACCGACGACGATGGTGACGGCGTTTGCGACGCCATCGACAATTGTCTCGGCCTGGAGAACCCTGGTCAGGCCGACAAGGATGGCGACAAATTCGGGGACATGTGCGACGCGTGTCCCGAGGACGCGAAAAACGATATCGATAGCGACGGCGTTTGCGGCGATGCGGACAATTGTCCGGGCGATGCCAATCCCACGCAGGTCGACGAGGATGGCGATGGGATTGGGGACGCTTGTGACACGCCCGTCGTGACTACGCCTCCTCCCGACGTTCCTGCCGAAGGCAGTTGCGATTGTCGTATGGCTGGCACCGAGCGCGAATCGTCGGGGCTTTGGGCCTTCTTGGCGCTTTCTCTCGCGGGGATGCTGCGTCGTCCGGCGCGGCGCGTAATGGGCAGATAG
- a CDS encoding helix-turn-helix transcriptional regulator encodes MPRRSTPDAFALQVGGRIRDLRREQGLSLGALADASGLSKGHLSSVEHGLAAITIHTIARLATGFGVPPMYLLAFSKEDERAHAAELLRYLSVADVKKVRRQLQQQVAAAAKK; translated from the coding sequence ATGCCGCGACGTTCTACTCCCGATGCATTCGCTCTCCAGGTTGGCGGTCGCATTCGCGATCTTCGCCGTGAACAAGGTTTGTCCCTCGGGGCGCTCGCCGACGCGAGCGGCTTGTCGAAGGGCCACCTTTCCAGCGTCGAACATGGCCTCGCCGCCATTACCATCCACACCATTGCGCGCTTGGCGACGGGCTTCGGCGTGCCCCCCATGTATCTGCTCGCATTCTCCAAAGAAGACGAACGCGCACACGCCGCGGAGCTTCTGCGTTACCTGTCGGTCGCCGACGTCAAAAAAGTCCGCCGCCAGCTTCAACAGCAAGTCGCCGCCGCCGCAAAGAAGTAA
- a CDS encoding AAA family ATPase produces the protein MYIRDLRIRNLKLLRDLDLSFADEHGKPRRWTVIIGENGTGKTSILQAIAMAAAGGRHVTTLVPNGESLKDKRAPKSKVSITAEFMLDKRLSHIRRYPGLTSASGDLGDVVIKSCVNVQGKDVVAESSYVDSRGAGDPLIAARQDELSLWFVAGYGVHRFLPAKSLKEEQSLERASMDRLRPIFQPVELVGTAFDQVLKSKKRKAYRQVLKEALFEHRDLLPMFDNLELRGQSARAFQERHLFEQELGSGKLKLPAAWLSHGYQSTIAWIADLVGHILWEAKIDKPLHPKEMEGLVLIDEIDLYLHPRWQRTLIQALKDTFPRIQFVATTHSPLALVGLRPDEDEIIRLTINKTTGDVEQVDMKRGQRHEPDPRLMTGSDIYREYFGIERFYPNELGNLLREHRNLAADPTRSDEDEVRLDQLEKQLRDQGIEPDFTREPREVQ, from the coding sequence ATGTACATCCGAGATTTGCGCATCCGCAACTTGAAGCTCCTTCGCGATCTCGATCTGTCGTTTGCAGACGAGCACGGAAAACCGCGCAGGTGGACCGTCATCATTGGCGAGAATGGCACGGGAAAAACCTCAATTTTGCAAGCAATCGCGATGGCTGCCGCTGGCGGACGACATGTGACGACACTCGTGCCCAATGGGGAATCGCTGAAAGACAAACGTGCACCCAAGTCGAAAGTATCGATCACTGCGGAATTCATGCTCGACAAGCGCCTGTCACACATCCGGAGATATCCTGGATTGACTTCTGCCTCGGGAGACCTGGGCGACGTCGTCATCAAGTCATGTGTGAACGTTCAGGGCAAAGATGTCGTTGCCGAATCGAGCTATGTAGATAGCCGCGGAGCTGGCGATCCGCTCATTGCCGCGCGCCAGGACGAGCTGAGTTTGTGGTTCGTTGCAGGCTATGGCGTGCATCGATTCTTGCCCGCGAAATCGCTCAAAGAGGAGCAGTCGCTGGAACGTGCGAGCATGGATAGGTTAAGGCCGATTTTTCAACCTGTCGAGCTCGTTGGTACCGCATTTGATCAGGTGCTGAAGAGCAAGAAACGCAAGGCATACCGACAGGTCTTGAAGGAAGCGCTTTTCGAGCATAGGGACTTGCTTCCGATGTTCGATAATCTCGAGTTGCGCGGACAATCTGCTCGAGCGTTTCAGGAGCGCCACTTGTTCGAGCAAGAGCTGGGCTCGGGGAAATTGAAATTACCGGCCGCTTGGTTATCCCATGGCTATCAGTCGACGATCGCCTGGATCGCCGATCTCGTGGGGCACATTTTGTGGGAAGCCAAAATCGACAAGCCGCTTCATCCCAAGGAGATGGAAGGGCTCGTTCTCATTGATGAGATTGATCTGTATTTGCATCCGCGATGGCAACGAACGCTCATCCAGGCATTGAAGGATACGTTCCCCCGCATTCAGTTCGTCGCCACGACGCATTCACCCCTTGCTCTGGTTGGGTTGCGTCCGGACGAGGACGAAATTATTCGGCTAACGATCAACAAGACGACCGGCGATGTCGAGCAGGTCGACATGAAGAGGGGTCAGAGGCACGAACCGGATCCGCGCCTGATGACGGGATCGGATATCTATCGGGAATATTTCGGTATCGAGCGGTTCTACCCGAACGAATTAGGGAATTTGCTTCGCGAGCATCGCAATTTGGCTGCAGATCCGACCCGCAGTGACGAGGACGAAGTTCGTCTCGACCAGCTCGAGAAACAGCTCCGTGACCAAGGGATTGAGCCGGATTTTACGCGAGAGCCGAGGGAAGTGCAGTGA
- a CDS encoding methyltransferase domain-containing protein: MPRGLLLTVVVVCCVPETSKHMAVSLICPTCRATLDESLRDRCSCPGCGRGYGIEDGVVRLLERTDEFYEGVYQNQVHFVPRSENLWHVWPLWLIHSGYPWAVRSHVPRGSTVVELGCAGGVRYFGQRYSMIGCDISYASLKELVGYERRVQSDASKCIPLPDGSVDAVVSAYFWEHIPPAVKPAILQECRRILRPGGKIVFLYDVETDNPLIRKYKERSLSLYEKLFIEGDGHVGYERPRDNIVAFEAAGFRVIDHRGKEKTFLQSPAAYIKLAQFDGPGKRVFEAAKNLGKSPWFYPYTALIRAVDELVCPLLDDEWARIDMVVCQK; this comes from the coding sequence ATGCCTCGCGGCTTGCTCTTGACCGTCGTCGTCGTATGCTGCGTCCCGGAGACATCCAAACACATGGCCGTTTCGCTCATTTGTCCGACCTGTCGCGCGACCCTGGACGAGTCGCTGCGAGATCGATGCTCGTGTCCGGGTTGTGGTCGCGGTTATGGCATAGAAGATGGCGTGGTACGTCTCCTCGAGCGGACGGATGAATTTTACGAGGGCGTTTATCAGAACCAGGTGCATTTCGTTCCGCGCAGCGAAAACCTTTGGCATGTGTGGCCTTTGTGGCTCATTCACAGCGGTTATCCGTGGGCGGTGCGGAGCCACGTTCCTCGAGGTTCGACGGTCGTGGAGCTTGGTTGTGCCGGCGGCGTACGATATTTTGGCCAGCGGTATTCGATGATTGGCTGCGACATATCGTATGCGTCCCTGAAAGAGCTCGTGGGGTACGAGCGTCGGGTGCAATCGGATGCGTCGAAATGCATTCCGCTTCCCGACGGATCGGTCGATGCGGTGGTGAGTGCCTACTTTTGGGAGCACATTCCGCCGGCGGTCAAGCCGGCCATTTTGCAGGAGTGCCGGCGCATTCTGCGGCCTGGTGGTAAAATCGTTTTCTTGTACGATGTGGAGACGGACAATCCGCTGATTCGCAAGTACAAGGAGCGGAGCCTTTCGCTTTACGAAAAACTGTTCATCGAGGGGGATGGGCACGTTGGTTACGAGCGGCCGAGGGACAACATCGTTGCATTCGAGGCGGCGGGGTTTCGCGTCATCGACCATCGTGGTAAAGAGAAGACATTCTTGCAATCGCCTGCGGCGTACATCAAATTGGCGCAATTCGACGGGCCTGGTAAGCGAGTTTTCGAGGCGGCGAAAAATTTGGGCAAGTCGCCCTGGTTTTACCCGTACACGGCGCTCATTCGGGCGGTCGACGAATTGGTTTGCCCGCTGCTCGACGACGAATGGGCACGGATCGACATGGTGGTTTGTCAGAAGTAG
- a CDS encoding helix-turn-helix transcriptional regulator — protein sequence MPRRSTPEPFALQVGARIRELRRERGMSLGALADASALSKGHLSSVEHGLAAITIHTICRLAEGFEVPPMYLLTFAEEDERAHTAELLRNLPKAQVRKFRRQIQAQLGARR from the coding sequence ATGCCGCGACGTTCCACTCCCGAGCCGTTTGCACTTCAGGTTGGCGCTCGTATTCGCGAGCTTCGTCGTGAACGAGGGATGTCTCTCGGCGCGCTTGCCGACGCCAGCGCACTTTCCAAGGGCCATCTTTCGAGCGTCGAGCACGGCCTTGCCGCGATCACGATTCACACGATTTGCCGCTTGGCCGAGGGCTTCGAGGTGCCTCCGATGTATTTGCTGACGTTCGCCGAAGAGGACGAACGAGCGCATACGGCGGAGCTGCTTCGTAATCTGCCCAAAGCGCAGGTCCGCAAATTCCGCCGGCAAATTCAGGCGCAGCTCGGCGCGCGCCGCTGA
- a CDS encoding DUF378 domain-containing protein, translated as MSGVAWACMILVIIGALNWALVGLFQWNLVAALFGPMSAITRIIYVIVGAAGLYLIFLSTRLVQTTRP; from the coding sequence ATGTCGGGAGTTGCATGGGCGTGCATGATCCTCGTGATCATTGGCGCGCTCAACTGGGCTCTCGTGGGGCTGTTTCAATGGAACCTCGTCGCCGCGCTCTTCGGCCCGATGTCGGCGATCACGCGCATCATTTATGTGATTGTCGGTGCGGCGGGGCTGTACCTCATCTTTCTATCGACGAGGCTCGTACAAACCACGCGACCTTGA
- a CDS encoding C-type lectin domain-containing protein, with the protein MAIIPAVVVACNTIGGIEPGKLGLCPDGSRIEDTNCEATGGGGFGSSSNGTGGSGASAPCEAPWQHHDPVGDRCYWQGRMERTWASAEARCVDLGGHLVAIDSAYELGFLADWIESDVWIGGTDGVEEGVFVWTNGQPWSFALWEDGEPENRDNRDCVMLDRKSDSLPVFDCRPCTEKHSYICESPPLHP; encoded by the coding sequence ATGGCGATCATCCCTGCAGTCGTCGTCGCTTGCAATACAATCGGCGGAATCGAACCCGGCAAGCTCGGGTTGTGCCCGGATGGCTCGCGCATCGAGGACACGAATTGCGAAGCGACCGGCGGCGGTGGATTCGGAAGCAGCTCGAACGGCACCGGTGGCAGTGGTGCGAGCGCTCCGTGCGAAGCGCCATGGCAACATCATGACCCCGTCGGAGATCGGTGTTATTGGCAAGGACGCATGGAGCGCACATGGGCATCTGCCGAGGCCCGGTGCGTCGACCTCGGCGGACATTTGGTGGCCATCGATTCAGCCTACGAGCTCGGATTTTTGGCCGATTGGATCGAGTCGGATGTTTGGATCGGGGGCACCGACGGCGTCGAGGAAGGCGTGTTCGTTTGGACAAACGGCCAACCATGGTCGTTCGCATTATGGGAAGATGGGGAACCGGAGAACAGAGACAACCGGGACTGTGTGATGCTCGATAGGAAGAGCGACAGCTTGCCTGTGTTCGATTGCCGACCTTGCACGGAAAAGCATTCTTACATTTGCGAGAGCCCGCCGCTTCATCCTTGA